One genomic region from Dermacentor variabilis isolate Ectoservices chromosome 6, ASM5094787v1, whole genome shotgun sequence encodes:
- the GLS gene encoding glutaminase, translating into MPLHRATRDMIRRLGRVVSYQRRAPKVCPTTTGLLQPQATRQQQSARFFNRYASLETTSHANRVFVPAEEFQRDKEKPFDTQEIGPVNVEDLLFDMFKDADDAVCVGKFLNALFTTGLWKNDPRLKEMMQNLRNVHKEKSPVRSLESLALNRETFAQVIRENIVLITRALRHQFVIPDFQDFIRYVEDFYWKCKVNTGGKVASYIPQLAKYNPDYWGVSICTVDGQRFSIGDTEIPFTIQSSGKPINYAIALTELGSDAVHQYVGQEPSGRMFNELVLDYNKKPHNPMVNAGAIVVASLLLYLIEPEMRTSEKFDWMLQYYKAVSGGEYLGFNNAIFLSEREAADRNYAIGFYMKENKCFPERVNLKETMDFYFQLCSLEVNCQSVSVMASTLANGGICPVTGHQVMNGVSCRDVLSLMHSCGMYDYSGQYAFKVGLPAKSGVSGCTMVVVPNVMGICLWSPPLDVYGNSVRGVQFCEELTRVFSFHHYDNLRHMTQKKDPRRQKYETKGLKVVNLLFSAASGDVTAMRRHYLSGMDMGLSDYDGRTALHLAAAEGHLECVEFLLKICGVDANVKDRWGHTPLDDARQFGHASVADYLAKWEAPSLTAAVTSVTNHQPQMALPQSGTDSSDALPPAPKAAAANGTSRPDIAAFKGKR; encoded by the exons ATGCCTCTGCACAGAGCTACTAGGGACATGATTAGGAGATTAGGAAGGGTTGTGAGCTACCAGAGGCGTGCTCCTAAGGTTTGTCCTACTACGACAGGGCTTCTGCAGCCGCAAGCGACCAGGCAACAGCAGTCCGCTCGCTTTTTCAATCGCTACGCATCGCTGGAAACTACGTCCCATGCAAATCGAGTGTTTGTGCCGGCCGAAGAGTTTCAGCGCGACAAGGAGAAACCTTTCGATAC ACAGGAAATTGGTCCCGTGAATGTGGAAGACCTTCTGTTTGATATGTTCAAGGATGCAGATGATGCAGTCTGCGTGGGAAAGTTCTTGAAT GCACTGTTCACAACTGGGCTGTGGAAGAATGATCCGCGTCTCAAGGAGATGATGCAGAACTTGAGAAATGTTCACAAGGAGAAATCGCCCGTCCGTTCACTTGAATCGCTTGCTCTGAACAGGGAAACATTTGCGCA AGTGATCCGAGAGAACATCGTTCTCATCACTCGAGCGCTGCGTCACCAATTTGTGATTCCAGACTTTCAAGACTTTATTCGCTATGTTGAGGACTTCTATTGGAAGTGCAAAGTGAACACCGGTGGAAAG GTGGCTTCCTACATTCCCCAGCTGGCCAAGTACAATCCAGACTATTGGGGAGTGAGCATCTGCACTGTGGATGGCCAGAG GTTCTCAATTGGAGACACAGAGATTCCATTCACGATCCAGTCGTCTGGCAAACCCATCAACTATGCCATTGCACTCACCGAGCTCGGCTCAGACGCTGTCCATCAATATGTGGGCCAGGAACCAAGCGGCAGGATGTTCAATGAGCTTGTCCTCGATTACAACA AAAAACCACACAATCCCATGGTGAATGCTGGAGCCATTGTCGTTGCTTCGCTACTCCTGTATCTCATAGAG CCAGAGATGAGgacatctgagaaatttgactgG ATGCTCCAGTACTACAAAGCAGTGTCGGGAGGCGAGTACCTTGGCTTCAACAATGCCAT ATTTCTTTCAGAGAGAGAAGCTGCTGACAGAAACTATGCCATAGGATTCTACATGAAGGAGAACAAATGCTTCCCTGAGAGGGTCAACCTCAAGGAAACGATGGACTTCTACTTTCAG CTGTGCTCTCTCGAAGTTAACTGCCAGTCCGTGAGCGTAATGGCGTCAACATTAGCCAATGGTGGTATATGCCCCGTCACAGGCCACCAGGTTATGAACGGGGTGTCCTGTCGGGATGTCCTGTCGCTGATGCATTCATGCGGAATGTATGATTATTCTGGCCAGTACGCCTTCAAG GTTGGCCTGCCAGCCAAGTCTGGTGTCTCGGGCTGCACGATGGTGGTGGTGCCCAACGTGATGGGCATCTGTCTCTGGTCACCCCCTCTGGATGTCTACGGAAACTCTGTCCGAGGCGTGCAGTTCTGCGAG GAGCTGACTAGGGTTTTCAGCTTCCATCACTATGACAATCTGCGCCACATGACTCAGAAGAAGGACCCTCGGCGACAAAAGTATGAGACCAAGGGCCTCAAGGTGGTCAACCTGCTCTTCAGTGCTGCCAGCGGGGATGTCACAGCCATGCGCCG CCACTACCTGTCGGGCATGGATATGGGCTTGAGTGACTACGATGGCCGCACAGCCCTGCATCTGGCCGCTGCTGAAGGCCATCTGGAATGCGTCGAGTTTTTACTAAAAATCTGTGGTGTGGACGCCAATGTCAAGGACAG GTGGGGCCACACCCCGCTAGACGATGCACGCCAATTTGGCCACGCTTCTGTGGCCGACTATCTTGCCAAGTGGGAGGCACCCTCCTTGACTGCGGCAGTGACGTCTGTCACCAACCATCAGCCACAGATGGCATTGCCGCAGAGCGGCACCGACAGCAGCGACGCCCTCCCACCGGCCCCCAAGGCGGCAGCAGCCAATGGCACCAGCCGTCCC GACATTGCTGCTTTTAAGGGCAAAAGGTGA
- the LOC142585755 gene encoding uncharacterized protein LOC142585755 isoform X1 — MEDDTSSSGPTARTVGFNEYLYDSLDNTTFGQQIFSTKDGIFDDSNDGQNAAEDLGIFGEEDHENENAGYIQHTISADQICMQINPGNSPMPKNPTHATLTIQSLNQETRKREIKRFRCNYEGCKRTYSTAGNLKTHQKTHTGEYTFVCAQEGCGKAFLTSYSLKIHFRVHTNERPYECHISGCEKTFNTLYRLKAHQRIHTGETFNCGQDGCVKIFTTLSDLKKHTRTHTGEKPYRCDADGCGKSFAASHHLKTHIRTHTGEKPYLCTQDGCLKTFTTQYSLKTHVARHDRIQGDEGQVVTFHLDGVDVDIDDPLEGTTDCEVDDSTAHMILNTMVGTTAAEPSPGNGGLVSVPIQEVDGSSSALRAYAMIPLDIVSSGSGQSDASPKVAQVLLPRTLTVDLATQVGKPEATVTVDDLVPDVEVVMPTVVPTVLPATVHVDDLDILGISASEADICNCPDKQECENGNCKNCPSKVVSVCCSPDILANTQGQNGVGVPRAAADGLTERAGHRACCL; from the exons ATGGAAGATGATACGTCGTCGTCGGGTCCCACAGCTAGGACTGTGGGCTTCAACGAGTATCTATACGACAGCCTAGACAATACTACTTTCGGTCAACAGATATTCTCTACAAAAGACGGCATTTTCGATGACTCCAACGACGGCCAGAACGCTGCCGAGGACCTGGGTATCTTTGGTGAAGAAGACCACGAAAACGAAAATGCGGG GTATATTCAGCACACCATATCGGCTGACCAGATCTGCATGCAGATCAATCCAGGCAACAGCCCGATGCCAAAAAACCCAACCCACGCCACACTGACTATTCAGAGCCTGAACCAAGAGACTCGAAAACGTGAGATAAAGCGCTTTCGGTGCAACTATGAGGGCTGTAAGCGCACCTACAGTACGGCAGGCAACCTTAAAACACACCAGAAGACTCACACTG GCGAGTACACCTTCGTGTGCGCGCAAGAGGGCTGTGGCAAGGCTTTTCTCACCTCGTATAGCCTCAAGATCCACTTCCGGGTACACACGAATGAACGACCGTACGAATGCCACATCTCAGGCTGTGAAAAGACCTTCAACACTCTCTACAG GCTGAAGGCCCACCAGCGAATCCACACAGGAGAGACGTTCAACTGTGGCCAAGACGGCTGCGTGAAAATCTTCACCACCCTGAGCGACCTCAAGAAGCACACTCGTACTCACACTGGTGAAAAGCCTTACAG GTGTGACGCAGATGGGTGTGGGAAGTCATTTGCCGCTAGTCATCACTTGAAAACCCACATAAGGACCCACACAG GGGAGAAGCCCTATCTCTGCACGCAGGATGGCTGTTTGAAAACATTCACGACGCAGTACAGCCTCAAGACTCACGTTGCAAGGCATGACCGGATACAGGGTGATGAG GGTCAGGTGGTGACGTTTCACTTGGACGGCGTGGACGTCGACATCGATGACCCCTTAGAGGGGACCACGGACTGTGAGGTGGACGATAGTACGGCCCATATGATTCTCAACACCATGGTGGGCACAACAGCAGCCGAGCCAAGTCCTGGCAACGGCGGACTAGTCAGCGTTCCCATTCAGGAAGTGGACGGCAGCAGCTCTGCTCTTCGAG CCTATGCCATGATACCCCTGGACATTGTGAGTAGTGGTTCCGGACAGAGTGATGCATCGCCTAAGGTTGCACAAGTGCTGCTGCCGCGGACACTTACTGTTGACTTGGCGACGCAAGTTGGCAAGCCAGAAGCAAcagtgacggtagatgacttggTGCCAGATGTGGAAGTCGTGATGCCTACGGTGGTGCCCACTGTGTTGCCGGCAACTGTTCACGTAGATGATCTGGACATCTTGGGCATCTCGGCATCAGAGGCGGACATATGCAACTGCCCTGACAAACAGGAATGCGAAAATGGGAACTGCAAAAATTGCCCCAGCAAAGTGGTCAGTGTCTGCTGTTCCCCGGACATTCTCGCCAACACTCAAGGTCAAAATGGTGTAGGTGTACCAAGAGCTGCTGCTGACGGTTTGACAGAACGTGCGGGCCATCGGGCTTGCTGCTTATAA
- the LOC142585755 gene encoding uncharacterized protein LOC142585755 isoform X2, with product MQINPGNSPMPKNPTHATLTIQSLNQETRKREIKRFRCNYEGCKRTYSTAGNLKTHQKTHTGEYTFVCAQEGCGKAFLTSYSLKIHFRVHTNERPYECHISGCEKTFNTLYRLKAHQRIHTGETFNCGQDGCVKIFTTLSDLKKHTRTHTGEKPYRCDADGCGKSFAASHHLKTHIRTHTGEKPYLCTQDGCLKTFTTQYSLKTHVARHDRIQGDEGQVVTFHLDGVDVDIDDPLEGTTDCEVDDSTAHMILNTMVGTTAAEPSPGNGGLVSVPIQEVDGSSSALRAYAMIPLDIVSSGSGQSDASPKVAQVLLPRTLTVDLATQVGKPEATVTVDDLVPDVEVVMPTVVPTVLPATVHVDDLDILGISASEADICNCPDKQECENGNCKNCPSKVVSVCCSPDILANTQGQNGVGVPRAAADGLTERAGHRACCL from the exons ATGCAGATCAATCCAGGCAACAGCCCGATGCCAAAAAACCCAACCCACGCCACACTGACTATTCAGAGCCTGAACCAAGAGACTCGAAAACGTGAGATAAAGCGCTTTCGGTGCAACTATGAGGGCTGTAAGCGCACCTACAGTACGGCAGGCAACCTTAAAACACACCAGAAGACTCACACTG GCGAGTACACCTTCGTGTGCGCGCAAGAGGGCTGTGGCAAGGCTTTTCTCACCTCGTATAGCCTCAAGATCCACTTCCGGGTACACACGAATGAACGACCGTACGAATGCCACATCTCAGGCTGTGAAAAGACCTTCAACACTCTCTACAG GCTGAAGGCCCACCAGCGAATCCACACAGGAGAGACGTTCAACTGTGGCCAAGACGGCTGCGTGAAAATCTTCACCACCCTGAGCGACCTCAAGAAGCACACTCGTACTCACACTGGTGAAAAGCCTTACAG GTGTGACGCAGATGGGTGTGGGAAGTCATTTGCCGCTAGTCATCACTTGAAAACCCACATAAGGACCCACACAG GGGAGAAGCCCTATCTCTGCACGCAGGATGGCTGTTTGAAAACATTCACGACGCAGTACAGCCTCAAGACTCACGTTGCAAGGCATGACCGGATACAGGGTGATGAG GGTCAGGTGGTGACGTTTCACTTGGACGGCGTGGACGTCGACATCGATGACCCCTTAGAGGGGACCACGGACTGTGAGGTGGACGATAGTACGGCCCATATGATTCTCAACACCATGGTGGGCACAACAGCAGCCGAGCCAAGTCCTGGCAACGGCGGACTAGTCAGCGTTCCCATTCAGGAAGTGGACGGCAGCAGCTCTGCTCTTCGAG CCTATGCCATGATACCCCTGGACATTGTGAGTAGTGGTTCCGGACAGAGTGATGCATCGCCTAAGGTTGCACAAGTGCTGCTGCCGCGGACACTTACTGTTGACTTGGCGACGCAAGTTGGCAAGCCAGAAGCAAcagtgacggtagatgacttggTGCCAGATGTGGAAGTCGTGATGCCTACGGTGGTGCCCACTGTGTTGCCGGCAACTGTTCACGTAGATGATCTGGACATCTTGGGCATCTCGGCATCAGAGGCGGACATATGCAACTGCCCTGACAAACAGGAATGCGAAAATGGGAACTGCAAAAATTGCCCCAGCAAAGTGGTCAGTGTCTGCTGTTCCCCGGACATTCTCGCCAACACTCAAGGTCAAAATGGTGTAGGTGTACCAAGAGCTGCTGCTGACGGTTTGACAGAACGTGCGGGCCATCGGGCTTGCTGCTTATAA